In the genome of Lagopus muta isolate bLagMut1 chromosome 21, bLagMut1 primary, whole genome shotgun sequence, one region contains:
- the MRPL20 gene encoding 39S ribosomal protein L20, mitochondrial: MVVLSVPLWLRSRLTDRFWRVQEVLKYARHFRGRKNRCYKLAVRNVTRAFVKSTKARKQKKRFLRALWITRIEAASLEHGLKYSAFISNLFKTQVELNRKMIADLAIYEPKTFKSLAALAQRRRQEGILAALGDGKEPEGIFSRIVHHY; the protein is encoded by the exons ATGGTGGTGCTGAGCGTACCGCTGTGGCTGCGCAGCCGCCTGACCGATCGCTTCTGGAGGGTGCAGGAGGTGCTCAAGTATGCTCGG cattttcgTGGAAGGAAGAATCGCTGCTATAAGTTGGCTGTACGAAATGTTACCAGAGCTTTTGTGAAGTCAACGAAggccagaaaacagaagaaaaggttCCTAAGAGCG CTCTGGATCACTAGGATCGAAGCAGCTTCTCTTGAACATGGTTTGAAATACTCAGCTTTCATAAGCAATCTGTTTAAG ACCCAGGTGGAGCTGAATAGGAAAATGATTGCTGATTTGGCCATTTATGAGCCAAAGACATTCAAGTCCCTCGCTGCCTTAGCCCAGAGGAGGAGACAAGAAGGTATCCTCGCCGCCCTGGGAGACGGGAAGGAGCCAGAGGGGATATTTTCACGTATCGTGCACCACTATTAA